In a genomic window of bacterium:
- the ahcY gene encoding adenosylhomocysteinase has protein sequence MKYDIKDLSLANSGKLRIEWAAQNMPVLAQIEERFKKERPLEGVRIAACLHVTTETAQLMKTLKAGGAEVCLCASNPLSTQDDVAASLVQHDKIPVFAIKGEDNETYYSHIEAVLDTKPQLTMDDGADLVSVIHSERTDLLEHIIGGTEETTTGVIRLQAMAKDGVLKYPIVAVNDADTKHLFDNRYGTGQSTIDGIIRATNRLVAGSNFVVVGYGWCGRGLAMRAQGMGARVIVTEIDPVRALEALMDGFAVMPMEQAAPLGDFFCTVTGNIHVIRKEHFAAMNDGAIVSNSGHFNVELDLEGLEEITQSKREIRPFVVEHALGSGIRVYVLAEGRLINLAAAEGHPSSVMDMSFANQALSAEHMVKEAKNLEKKVYPVPVVMDHEIARLKLASEGATIDVLTDEQVKYLNSWDMGT, from the coding sequence ATGAAATATGATATCAAGGACCTGAGTCTGGCGAACAGCGGAAAACTGAGGATCGAATGGGCAGCCCAGAATATGCCTGTTCTGGCTCAAATAGAAGAACGCTTCAAAAAAGAGCGCCCTCTTGAGGGAGTCAGGATCGCTGCCTGTCTTCATGTGACAACCGAAACGGCACAGCTGATGAAAACCCTCAAGGCTGGCGGGGCCGAGGTGTGCCTTTGCGCATCCAACCCGCTGAGTACACAGGACGACGTTGCCGCCTCCCTGGTCCAGCACGATAAGATCCCTGTTTTTGCCATCAAGGGTGAGGACAACGAGACATACTACTCCCACATAGAGGCTGTTCTGGATACAAAGCCTCAACTCACCATGGACGATGGGGCGGACCTTGTCTCAGTGATCCATTCGGAGCGCACCGACCTCCTTGAACACATCATTGGGGGGACCGAGGAAACGACAACCGGGGTTATCAGACTTCAGGCCATGGCCAAGGACGGCGTACTTAAGTACCCCATCGTTGCCGTGAACGACGCCGACACCAAGCATCTTTTTGACAACAGGTACGGCACTGGTCAGAGCACTATTGACGGCATTATCAGAGCTACAAACCGGCTTGTAGCCGGATCAAACTTCGTTGTCGTCGGTTACGGCTGGTGCGGTCGAGGCCTTGCCATGCGTGCTCAGGGAATGGGGGCCCGGGTGATCGTAACCGAGATCGACCCGGTGCGCGCCCTCGAGGCCCTCATGGACGGTTTTGCCGTTATGCCTATGGAGCAGGCCGCCCCGCTAGGCGATTTTTTCTGTACCGTTACGGGGAATATTCATGTCATTCGCAAGGAACACTTCGCCGCGATGAACGACGGGGCCATCGTGTCCAACTCCGGACACTTCAACGTGGAGCTGGATCTGGAAGGTCTCGAGGAGATCACCCAGAGCAAGAGAGAGATCAGACCCTTTGTCGTGGAGCATGCCCTGGGCAGCGGTATAAGGGTTTACGTCCTTGCGGAGGGGAGGCTGATCAACCTGGCGGCCGCCGAGGGACACCCCTCAAGCGTCATGGACATGAGCTTTGCCAACCAGGCCCTCTCTGCCGAGCATATGGTGAAAGAGGCGAAGAACCTGGAGAAAAAGGTCTACCCCGTTCCCGTCGTTATGGATCATGAGATCGCCCGGCTCAAGCTTGCGTCCGAGGGAGCGACGATCGATGTTCTGACGGATGAGCAGGTGAAGTATCTGAATTCATGGGATATGGGGACCTGA
- the metK gene encoding methionine adenosyltransferase: MSMTDFLFTSESVTEGHPDKVCDQISDAILDAIIKDDPGCRVACETMATTGLVVIAGEITTNVYVEIPEVARAVIKDIGYDSSDMGFDWESCGVLTSIHKQSPDIAMGVDPGGAGDQGLMFGYACTDTDVLMPMPIVHAHMLTKKLTQVRKDKTLDFLRPDGKSQVSVEYRDDTPIRIDTVVIASQHTPEATQQQIQEGIIEEVVRTTLPAEMLDDKTRYLINPTGRFVTGGPLGDTGLTGRKIIVDTYGGQGSHGGGCFSGKDPSKVDRSASYMARYIAKNIVAAGLAEKCEVQLAYAIGVADPVSVMINSFKTAKVSPDRIAKAVREVFPLQPRQIIEALDLLRPIYTKTAAYGHFGREEPEFTWERTDRVEDLKSAVEA; the protein is encoded by the coding sequence ATGAGTATGACCGATTTTCTGTTCACCTCCGAGTCGGTGACAGAGGGGCACCCGGATAAGGTCTGCGACCAGATCTCCGATGCCATTCTCGATGCTATCATCAAGGACGATCCCGGATGCCGGGTAGCCTGTGAAACCATGGCCACCACCGGACTTGTAGTCATCGCCGGTGAGATCACAACGAACGTCTATGTGGAAATTCCGGAAGTGGCCCGCGCGGTGATAAAGGATATTGGCTACGACAGTTCGGACATGGGGTTCGATTGGGAGTCGTGCGGGGTACTGACTTCCATTCACAAGCAGTCCCCGGATATCGCAATGGGTGTCGATCCCGGAGGAGCTGGTGACCAGGGGCTTATGTTCGGTTATGCCTGTACCGATACCGACGTCCTGATGCCTATGCCTATCGTGCACGCCCACATGTTGACAAAGAAGCTTACCCAGGTCCGCAAGGATAAGACCCTGGATTTTCTCAGACCCGACGGTAAATCCCAAGTCTCCGTCGAGTATAGGGATGATACCCCCATTCGCATCGATACGGTGGTTATCGCATCCCAGCATACGCCTGAAGCGACACAACAGCAGATTCAGGAAGGGATTATCGAGGAGGTTGTCAGGACAACACTGCCAGCCGAAATGCTCGATGACAAAACCAGATATCTCATCAATCCCACTGGCAGGTTCGTGACGGGCGGTCCCTTGGGTGATACCGGCCTTACTGGCCGCAAGATCATTGTTGACACCTACGGTGGTCAGGGAAGCCACGGCGGCGGTTGTTTCTCCGGCAAGGACCCCTCCAAGGTAGACCGGTCCGCTTCCTACATGGCCAGGTACATTGCCAAGAATATCGTTGCGGCTGGACTTGCTGAAAAGTGTGAAGTGCAGTTGGCCTATGCTATCGGGGTGGCCGATCCGGTGTCGGTGATGATCAACTCCTTCAAGACCGCGAAGGTCTCACCGGATCGCATTGCCAAGGCTGTCCGCGAGGTGTTCCCCCTTCAGCCCAGACAAATTATTGAAGCTCTCGACCTTCTCCGGCCCATCTACACCAAGACCGCTGCTTATGGCCACTTCGGGCGGGAGGAACCTGAGTTCACCTGGGAGCGGACCGACAGGGTTGAGGATCTCAAGTCAGCGGTGGAGGCATAG
- a CDS encoding HPr family phosphocarrier protein: MVRIELVINNKLGLHARAAGKFVEVASRFASEVWLGKGKNRVNGKSIMGILTLAAAKGETVVIEIEGSDEENAIKALKDLVLSGFGENG; the protein is encoded by the coding sequence ATGGTCAGGATAGAGCTGGTTATAAACAACAAACTGGGCCTTCACGCAAGAGCAGCCGGCAAGTTTGTGGAGGTGGCTTCCCGATTTGCCAGTGAGGTCTGGCTCGGCAAAGGAAAAAACAGGGTCAACGGCAAGAGCATCATGGGCATTTTGACCTTGGCCGCCGCAAAAGGTGAAACTGTCGTTATAGAGATCGAAGGCTCCGATGAGGAAAATGCGATCAAAGCTCTTAAAGATCTTGTACTGAGCGGATTTGGGGAAAATGGTTAG
- a CDS encoding PTS system mannose/fructose/sorbose family transporter subunit IID, which produces MERFHPGTCSGCRHRSLEGHALNFTFHSRLSLFIRSLSIQGSWNFPRMQGLGFFYTLLPWLRKVSGDGFKDACHRHLGYFNTNPYMSPYVLGVVSRLEEEGKGEESVKARNSLMGPLGAMGDSYYWATLLPVTVLLCVALSFFWMAAAPVVFILIYNTVHLRNRWTYLNRGYLNAHSPLEGASALNGKVFSRNMERMATPLLGFVLGMAAFGTRTPGISFIIFGVAFIMFRRQWRAPAIFALLVTLGTLLGFLGTNMRIPWSG; this is translated from the coding sequence TTGAATTTCACCTTTCATTCTCGTCTTAGTCTGTTCATTCGTTCCCTGTCCATACAGGGATCGTGGAATTTCCCTCGTATGCAGGGTCTGGGATTCTTCTACACTCTCCTCCCATGGCTCAGAAAAGTGTCCGGGGATGGTTTCAAGGATGCATGTCATCGTCACCTGGGCTATTTCAACACCAACCCCTATATGTCACCTTACGTCCTGGGTGTGGTTTCAAGGCTCGAGGAGGAGGGGAAGGGTGAGGAAAGCGTAAAGGCACGAAACAGCCTGATGGGGCCACTGGGAGCGATGGGCGACAGTTACTACTGGGCCACGCTGCTGCCGGTTACCGTGCTGCTCTGTGTCGCTCTATCCTTTTTCTGGATGGCTGCGGCCCCTGTCGTGTTTATTCTGATCTACAACACCGTTCACCTTAGAAACAGGTGGACTTATCTGAACCGCGGTTATCTGAACGCCCACTCTCCCCTTGAGGGGGCTTCGGCTCTAAACGGTAAAGTGTTTTCCAGGAACATGGAGCGCATGGCTACGCCCCTCCTCGGTTTTGTTCTGGGAATGGCGGCCTTCGGTACCCGGACACCTGGTATCTCGTTTATTATCTTCGGCGTAGCTTTCATCATGTTTCGCAGGCAGTGGCGGGCACCTGCGATCTTCGCTTTACTGGTCACCCTCGGAACCCTTCTGGGCTTCCTGGGCACGAATATGAGGATTCCATGGTCAGGATAG